Proteins found in one Elgaria multicarinata webbii isolate HBS135686 ecotype San Diego chromosome 12, rElgMul1.1.pri, whole genome shotgun sequence genomic segment:
- the NODAL gene encoding nodal homolog — MPPRTASVLEVMSWALVVLCLAGAGLFQPPAKEGPSPPGAAAAAAAAAPASLSAKARPNSRRHLHRALRYPVYMLQLYRSLTVGSRLGQPAALRESDSVFSLAARNSFQFADHWVFSFDMTSISSSSDVRLAELRIRLQPFSQSRNVTVSIYHSHDHTCHRNQTCTDTLYLGSFVTSGSAGPSTWKVFNVTSLLRFWLHQGASSSKSAPEVLEEDRIEGSLYEDDGRGGAASGVQLNYESSKSREASQISNHSMTDKVLLVVFSKEKEPERPSQGPSLIRTVEMSKYVTLEPDSKESGNRRYRRNGKRRRKIKMIYSHASGRPLCKRVDMMVDFEKTGFGTWIVHPKKYNAYRCEGECPSPVDETFKPTNHAYVQSLLKAYQPNRVPCPACAPVKLSPLSMLYFETDGVKVHHHADMIIDECGCN; from the exons ATGCCCCCGAGGACCGCCTCCGTCTTGGAGGTGATGTCTTGGGCTCTGGTCGTCCTGTGCCTGGCTGGGGCCGGGCTCTTCCAGCCGCCAGCCAAGGAGGGACCATCCCCAcccggagctgctgctgctgctgccgccgccgctcccgCAAGCCTGTCTGCAAAAGCCCGCCCCAACAGCCGCCGGCATCTCCACCGCGCGCTCCGGTACCCGGTGTACATGTTGCAGCTGTACCGGTCCCTGACGGTTGGAAGCCGCCTGGGCCAGCCCGCCGCCTTGCGAGAGTCCGACTCCGTCTTCAGCCTGGCCGCCAGAA attcATTCCAGTTTGCTGACCACTGGGTCTTTTCTTTCGACATGACCTCCATTTCCAGCAGCTCTGACGTGAGGCTGGCCGAGCTCCGGATTCGCCTgcagcccttctctcagtccagAAATGTCACAGTAAGCATCTACCACAGCCACGACCACACATGCCACAGGAACCAGACCTGCACAGACACGCTCTACCTTGGCTCCTTCGTCACCAGTGGCTCCGCCGGTCCTTCCACCTGGAAAGTCTTCAATGTCACCAGTTTGCTTCGCTTCTGGCTCCACCAAGGGGCGTCATCCAGCAAGAGTGCTCCAGAAGTTCTGGAAGAGGACAGGATAGAGGGGAGTCTATACGAGGATGACGGCAGAGGCGGAGCGGCTAGTGGTGTCCAGCTCAACTATGAGAGCAGTAAATCCAGAGAAGCCTCCCAGATATCAAACCATAGCATGACCGACAAAGTCCTCCTGGTTGTCTTCTCCAAAGAGAAGGAACCTGAAAGGCCTTCTCAGGGCCCAAGTCTCATCAGGACGGTGGAGATGTCCAAGTATGTCACGTTGGAGCCTGATTCCAAAGAGTCTGGGAATCGTCGGTACCGGCGGAATGGGAAAAGAAGGCGAAAGATTAAAATGATCTACAGCCATGCCTCTGGCAGACCTCTGTGTAAGAGGGTAGATATGATGGTGGACTTTGAGAAGACCGGCTTCGGAACCTGGATTGTGCATCCCAAGAAGTACAACGCCTACCGGTGTGAGGGGGAATGCCCATCACCAGTAGACGAGACCTTCAAGCCCACCAATCATGCATATGTTCAG AGCTTGCTGAAGGCATACCAACCTAATCGGGTGCCTTGCCCAGCTTGTGCCCCAGTCAAACTGAGCCCGCTGTCCATGCTGTACTTTGAGACGGATGGGGTGAAGGTCCATCACCATGCGGACATGATCATTGATGAATGTGGCTGCAACTGA